In Anabaena sphaerica FACHB-251, a genomic segment contains:
- a CDS encoding DUF3177 family protein has product MPQVWFRPYVWMDYRLALLFTLIIPLILLIWAFVQKVDGIQRLLIIYWRVASLLAITVYLMMGGLGISFISGLMARILIPISLWFWVDINDEIDYQPKSPLKLIFTSWRWAMTIYCILGIVGFAPFLGCAFSENALKNPGCSVWLEGPLMFKDYFHHNSKPAFLGFLGMIGLVIYVVYLSYFVFVKLGKQGRSATQ; this is encoded by the coding sequence ATGCCACAAGTTTGGTTTCGCCCCTACGTCTGGATGGACTATAGATTAGCATTATTATTTACATTAATTATTCCTCTCATTCTTCTGATTTGGGCATTTGTACAAAAAGTAGACGGCATACAACGCTTGCTAATAATTTACTGGCGGGTAGCAAGTTTATTAGCCATCACAGTTTACTTAATGATGGGCGGTTTGGGAATTAGTTTTATCTCTGGTTTAATGGCTCGTATCCTGATTCCCATTTCCTTATGGTTCTGGGTTGATATTAACGATGAAATTGATTATCAACCCAAAAGTCCCTTAAAATTGATTTTCACATCTTGGCGCTGGGCAATGACTATTTATTGCATTTTAGGCATAGTTGGCTTTGCACCTTTTTTGGGTTGTGCTTTCTCAGAAAATGCTCTGAAAAATCCTGGCTGTAGCGTCTGGTTGGAAGGACCATTAATGTTTAAAGACTATTTTCATCATAATAGCAAACCAGCTTTTCTAGGCTTTTTGGGCATGATTGGATTAGTAATTTATGTGGTTTATCTAAGCTATTTTGTATTTGTAAAACTAGGTAAGCAAGGAAGATCAGCAACACAATAA
- the trmB gene encoding tRNA (guanosine(46)-N7)-methyltransferase TrmB, with protein MPLIRVRQHVNPLARKFQTPVDPLEWEKVYTEANQPLHLDIGCARGRFLLQMAQVEPKWNFLGLEIREPLVVEANRLGCELGLKNLHYLFCNVNNSLAPILSTLQSGILQRVTIQFPDPWFKTRHAKRRVVQPELVEELANYLAVGGVVFLQSDMEFIAVEMCDRFKEHPAFEKMGTEKWLAENPLPVPTEREIATQKKGEPVYRALFVKRESRE; from the coding sequence ATGCCGTTGATTCGAGTGCGTCAGCACGTTAACCCACTAGCGAGAAAGTTTCAAACCCCGGTTGATCCCCTAGAATGGGAAAAAGTTTATACAGAGGCAAATCAACCGCTACATTTAGATATTGGTTGTGCTAGGGGCAGGTTTTTACTCCAGATGGCACAGGTAGAACCGAAGTGGAATTTTTTAGGTTTGGAAATTAGAGAACCTTTGGTTGTAGAGGCTAATAGGTTGGGTTGTGAGTTAGGTTTAAAAAATTTGCATTATTTATTTTGTAATGTAAATAATTCTTTAGCACCGATTTTATCTACTTTACAATCTGGAATTTTACAGCGAGTAACAATTCAATTTCCTGATCCTTGGTTTAAAACTCGTCATGCAAAACGGCGTGTAGTGCAACCAGAATTAGTGGAAGAATTAGCTAATTATTTGGCTGTGGGTGGGGTTGTATTTCTGCAATCTGATATGGAATTTATTGCTGTGGAAATGTGCGATCGCTTTAAAGAACATCCGGCATTTGAAAAGATGGGTACAGAGAAATGGTTAGCAGAAAATCCGCTCCCAGTTCCTACAGAACGAGAAATAGCAACGCAAAAGAAGGGTGAACCTGTTTATCGGGCTTTGTTTGTGAAGCGAGAAAGCAGGGAATAG
- a CDS encoding metallophosphoesterase family protein: protein MDLNFRFAIVSDLHTALPHTIWDHPSRFHLVEVSIAAFESVLEHLKQLDLDFLLIPGDLTQHGEPENHAWLAKRLSQLPFPAYVVPGNHDVPVLMANEQSIAFADFPHYYRKFGYENPQQLYYNCQLLPGVRLIGLNSNSFDDQGNQIGRLDNQQLQWLEAELAAMGDELVLVMVHHNVVEHLPNQSNHPMANRYMLENAPELLILLRKHGVRLVFTGHLHVQDVACADGVYDITTGSLVSYPHPYRVLEFERDHLGREWLQIVSHRVESVPDFPNLQQSSREWMGDRSFPFVVKLLTLPPLNLPLAQAKKLAPDLRDFWATIADGDGVLDYPDFPLEVRRYIQKYGAITHTGYPASIDNNSRLLIGDW from the coding sequence ATGGATCTCAACTTTCGCTTTGCCATAGTTAGTGACTTACACACTGCACTACCCCATACAATTTGGGATCATCCCAGCCGATTTCATCTGGTGGAAGTCAGTATCGCAGCTTTTGAAAGCGTATTAGAACATTTAAAACAACTTGATTTAGATTTTCTCTTGATTCCCGGAGACTTAACCCAACACGGTGAACCTGAAAATCATGCTTGGTTGGCAAAAAGGTTATCTCAGCTACCTTTTCCAGCCTATGTTGTTCCTGGTAATCATGATGTTCCCGTATTGATGGCAAATGAGCAATCAATCGCTTTTGCAGATTTTCCCCATTATTACCGCAAGTTTGGTTATGAAAACCCACAGCAACTTTATTACAATTGTCAACTACTGCCAGGAGTCAGGCTGATTGGTTTAAATTCTAACTCGTTTGATGACCAGGGTAATCAGATAGGGCGTTTAGATAACCAGCAACTCCAGTGGTTAGAAGCAGAACTAGCAGCAATGGGTGATGAATTAGTTCTTGTTATGGTACATCACAACGTTGTTGAGCATTTGCCCAATCAATCAAATCACCCCATGGCAAATCGCTATATGTTAGAAAATGCGCCAGAGCTTTTAATTTTACTACGTAAACATGGAGTGAGATTAGTATTTACCGGACATTTGCACGTTCAGGATGTAGCCTGTGCAGATGGAGTCTATGATATTACCACTGGTTCATTAGTTAGCTATCCCCATCCTTATCGTGTCCTAGAATTTGAACGAGATCATCTAGGTAGGGAATGGTTACAAATTGTCTCTCATCGCGTGGAATCAGTACCCGATTTCCCCAACTTGCAGCAGTCATCAAGAGAATGGATGGGCGATCGCTCATTTCCCTTCGTTGTCAAGTTACTAACCTTACCCCCCTTAAACCTACCCTTAGCACAAGCGAAAAAACTAGCTCCCGATTTGCGCGATTTTTGGGCAACTATAGCCGATGGGGATGGAGTTCTAGACTACCCTGACTTTCCCCTAGAAGTCCGCCGCTACATTCAAAAATATGGCGCAATTACTCATACTGGTTATCCTGCCTCAATTGATAACAACAGTAGACTTTTAATTGGGGATTGGTGA
- a CDS encoding hybrid sensor histidine kinase/response regulator: protein MMAATCLVKILLIEDNLAEARLLQEFLKQAQSKEFSLVHVQRLRDAFHELNQQTYDVILLDLTLPDSQGLSSLPLLISQAPSTPIVVLTNTNDEELAIEAVRQGAQDYLVKRQVNPDVLVRSVQYAIARKQVLEQLRTVNQTLENRVEERTAQLEKAQELYQFKSEFVSMLSHDIRNPLNTILLAAGLLQNNDDKLTKEKKFNHLQMIRSAIKNMAQLLDEVTFIGKADSGKLQSQLSQLDLEAFCHQILEDIHLTALEKHILIEFTSLGDFSHSLWDEGLLRHILGNLLNNAIKYSHPESKVKFELIRQDKTVTFKIQDWGIGISKRDQSQLFVPFHRGENVGSISGTGMGLAIVKKCVEAHGGEILVDSQVGVGTTFTVTLPLMKI from the coding sequence ATGATGGCTGCAACCTGCTTAGTAAAAATCTTGTTGATTGAAGACAACTTGGCGGAAGCTAGGTTGTTACAAGAGTTTCTGAAGCAAGCCCAATCTAAAGAATTTAGTTTAGTTCATGTCCAAAGATTACGAGACGCATTTCATGAATTAAATCAGCAAACTTATGATGTAATTTTGTTGGATTTAACTTTACCTGACAGTCAAGGATTATCATCCCTACCCTTGCTAATATCCCAAGCCCCTAGCACACCGATTGTCGTTCTCACTAATACAAATGATGAAGAATTAGCCATAGAAGCCGTGCGACAGGGAGCGCAAGATTATTTAGTTAAAAGGCAAGTAAATCCAGATGTTTTAGTTCGCTCGGTACAGTATGCGATCGCCAGAAAACAGGTTTTAGAACAATTGCGTACAGTCAATCAAACATTAGAAAATAGAGTAGAAGAAAGAACTGCTCAACTAGAGAAAGCTCAAGAACTATATCAGTTTAAATCTGAATTTGTCTCCATGCTTTCCCATGACATTCGTAATCCATTGAATACTATTCTCTTGGCTGCGGGCTTGCTGCAAAACAACGATGACAAATTAACCAAAGAGAAAAAATTTAATCATTTACAAATGATTCGTTCCGCTATCAAAAACATGGCGCAATTATTGGATGAAGTTACATTCATTGGTAAAGCCGATTCTGGTAAATTACAAAGTCAACTTAGCCAGCTAGATTTAGAAGCCTTTTGTCACCAAATACTAGAAGATATTCATTTAACTGCTTTAGAAAAACACATACTCATAGAATTTACCAGCTTGGGAGACTTTAGCCACAGCCTTTGGGATGAAGGCTTGTTAAGGCACATTTTAGGAAATTTGCTGAATAACGCCATTAAATATTCCCATCCTGAAAGCAAAGTCAAGTTTGAATTAATTCGACAAGATAAAACAGTCACTTTCAAAATTCAAGATTGGGGAATTGGCATTTCTAAAAGAGACCAAAGCCAACTATTTGTTCCTTTTCATCGGGGGGAAAATGTCGGCAGTATTTCCGGTACAGGTATGGGTTTAGCGATTGTAAAAAAGTGTGTTGAGGCTCATGGTGGTGAAATTTTAGTTGATAGTCAGGTTGGCGTTGGGACAACGTTTACAGTGACTTTACCATTGATGAAAATTTAA
- a CDS encoding cation diffusion facilitator family transporter: MTYDNRAEVRKVLIITLLLNLFVMGLKAFVGYSTGSLSLLADALHSVTDSANNVLGLIASKFSSPLPDREHPYGHHKFEAVGALGIAAFLGIACFEILQGAIERILKGSSPVKISASELWLLLIVLGVNIFVAFYERNVGRRVGSSILIADATHTMSDVWVTISVLGGLIGIWWLNFQWLDVVLAFPVALLVFWSGWSVLKENLPWLVDQMAIAPEAIHAIAVSVPGVINCHDIASRGVLGRQVFIEMHLIVDAPDVETAHRITEEVESQLEAKFSPVRIVIHIEPPAYKSESISFENRVN; the protein is encoded by the coding sequence ATGACTTACGATAACCGCGCCGAAGTACGAAAGGTTTTAATTATTACCCTGCTACTCAATTTATTCGTGATGGGGTTAAAAGCATTTGTGGGGTACTCAACAGGTTCTCTAAGTTTGTTGGCTGATGCCTTACATAGTGTTACAGATAGCGCCAATAACGTTTTAGGATTGATAGCTAGTAAGTTTTCTTCACCGTTACCAGATCGGGAGCATCCCTACGGACATCATAAATTTGAAGCTGTGGGTGCTTTAGGGATAGCCGCTTTTTTAGGAATAGCCTGTTTTGAAATTCTCCAAGGAGCTATTGAACGAATTCTGAAAGGTAGTTCACCTGTGAAAATATCAGCTTCTGAGTTGTGGTTATTACTAATTGTGCTAGGGGTAAATATTTTTGTAGCCTTTTATGAACGTAATGTTGGTAGACGGGTAGGTAGTTCAATTTTAATTGCTGATGCTACACATACGATGAGTGATGTTTGGGTGACTATCTCTGTGCTGGGAGGGTTAATAGGGATTTGGTGGCTAAATTTTCAATGGCTAGATGTGGTGTTAGCTTTTCCGGTGGCTTTGTTGGTATTTTGGAGTGGTTGGTCAGTTTTAAAGGAGAATTTACCTTGGTTGGTAGATCAAATGGCGATCGCTCCTGAAGCTATTCATGCGATCGCAGTTTCTGTTCCTGGTGTGATTAATTGTCATGATATTGCTTCTCGTGGTGTTCTTGGCCGCCAAGTTTTTATAGAAATGCACTTAATAGTAGACGCACCAGATGTAGAAACTGCTCACCGTATTACCGAAGAAGTAGAAAGTCAACTAGAAGCAAAGTTTAGTCCCGTGAGAATTGTAATTCACATTGAGCCACCAGCATACAAATCTGAAAGTATTAGCTTTGAAAATAGAGTAAACTAG
- a CDS encoding DUF751 family protein, with protein MFDGFWDNVFRYPRYLITIVLGLFLNTFEPLMPMLKRPATLIALLGLFAGGLVFLTLTVRAMLGLSTI; from the coding sequence ATGTTTGACGGATTTTGGGATAACGTATTTCGCTACCCCCGGTACTTAATCACTATCGTCTTAGGTCTTTTTCTGAATACCTTTGAGCCATTAATGCCAATGTTGAAACGCCCAGCCACCTTAATAGCCCTTTTAGGCTTATTTGCTGGTGGTCTGGTTTTTCTGACGCTCACTGTTCGGGCGATGCTGGGCTTGAGTACAATCTAA
- the guaA gene encoding glutamine-hydrolyzing GMP synthase produces the protein MNTAVTLPTEQAPQTQENLRQLNRQMIVILDFGSQYSELIARRIRETQVYSEVLSYRTTAEQLRQLNPKGIIFSGGPNSVYSDHAPHCDPEIWKLGIPILGVCYGMQLMVNQLGGEVTKAERGEYGKASLYIDDPTDLLTNVEDGTTMWMSHGDSVAKMPPGFELLAHTENTPCAAIADHDKKLYGVQFHPEVVHSLGGLALIRNFVYHICDCEPTWTTAAFVEESIREIRARVGDKRVLLALSGGVDSSTLAFLLYKAIGEQLTCVFIDQGFMRKLEPERLLKLFKEQFHIPVEYVNARDRFIDAIAGITDPEEKRRRIGHEFISVFEETSKQLGHFDYLAQGTLYPDVIESADTNVDPKTGERVAVKIKSHHNVGGLPKDLRFKLVEPLRKLFKDEVRKVGRSIGLPEEIVQRQPFPGPGLAIRILGEVNAEKLNILRDADLIVRQEINQRGLYHDYWQAFAVLLPIRSVGVMGDKRTYAYPIVLRIVTSEDGMTADWARVPYDVLEAISNRIVNEVKGVNRVVYDITSKPPGTIEWE, from the coding sequence ATGAATACAGCGGTGACTCTACCAACCGAACAAGCACCTCAAACCCAAGAAAATTTGAGGCAGCTTAATCGCCAAATGATTGTTATTTTAGACTTTGGTTCTCAATATTCCGAACTGATTGCTCGGCGTATCCGCGAGACTCAAGTATATTCTGAAGTTCTTTCCTATCGCACCACAGCGGAACAGTTACGCCAACTCAATCCCAAAGGGATTATTTTCTCTGGTGGACCAAATTCAGTATATAGTGATCATGCTCCCCATTGTGATCCAGAAATCTGGAAATTGGGTATCCCCATCTTAGGAGTATGCTATGGGATGCAGCTGATGGTAAACCAGCTGGGAGGAGAAGTCACCAAAGCTGAACGAGGTGAATATGGTAAAGCATCATTATATATAGATGACCCCACAGACTTGCTTACTAATGTTGAAGATGGGACAACAATGTGGATGAGTCATGGAGACTCTGTCGCCAAAATGCCACCGGGATTTGAGTTACTGGCACATACAGAAAATACTCCCTGTGCTGCTATTGCTGACCACGACAAGAAACTTTATGGTGTACAGTTCCATCCAGAAGTAGTACATTCTCTGGGTGGTTTAGCATTAATTCGTAACTTTGTTTACCACATCTGCGATTGTGAACCCACCTGGACAACAGCAGCTTTTGTAGAAGAGTCAATTCGGGAAATTCGCGCTAGAGTCGGTGATAAGCGGGTATTATTGGCACTTTCTGGCGGTGTAGATTCTTCAACCTTGGCATTTTTGCTATATAAAGCCATTGGTGAACAGCTAACTTGTGTGTTTATCGACCAAGGCTTTATGCGGAAATTAGAGCCAGAAAGGTTGCTGAAATTGTTCAAAGAACAGTTTCATATTCCGGTAGAGTATGTCAATGCACGCGATCGCTTTATTGATGCTATTGCCGGTATCACCGACCCCGAAGAAAAACGCCGTCGCATCGGCCATGAGTTTATCAGTGTCTTTGAAGAAACATCCAAACAGCTAGGTCACTTTGATTATTTAGCTCAAGGTACTCTTTATCCCGATGTGATCGAATCTGCTGATACTAACGTTGACCCCAAAACCGGTGAACGAGTCGCGGTGAAAATCAAGAGTCATCACAATGTCGGTGGTTTACCCAAAGACTTGAGATTTAAATTAGTAGAACCATTACGGAAACTCTTTAAGGATGAAGTCCGTAAAGTAGGACGTTCAATTGGTTTACCAGAAGAAATTGTCCAAAGACAACCTTTCCCTGGTCCTGGTTTAGCAATTCGTATTTTAGGCGAAGTTAACGCCGAAAAGTTAAATATTTTACGCGATGCTGATTTGATTGTCCGCCAAGAAATCAATCAGCGTGGCTTGTATCATGACTATTGGCAAGCCTTCGCAGTATTATTACCGATTCGTAGTGTCGGCGTAATGGGTGATAAACGTACCTATGCTTACCCCATAGTTTTACGGATTGTTACGAGTGAAGATGGCATGACAGCTGACTGGGCGCGTGTACCTTACGATGTCCTAGAGGCAATTTCTAACAGGATTGTCAACGAGGTAAAAGGCGTTAATCGTGTAGTTTATGACATCACCTCCAAGCCACCTGGAACCATTGAGTGGGAATAG
- the rbfA gene encoding 30S ribosome-binding factor RbfA, with amino-acid sequence MATNRRVSRVAELIKREISQLLLNGIKDDRVGTGMVSVTDVDVSGDLQHAKIFVSIYGTEEAKAETMAGLKSATGYVRSELGARVRLRRTPEVIFVEDRSLERGTKVLSLLNQLKQERPPESKEKDEEDIPE; translated from the coding sequence ATGGCTACAAATCGCCGCGTTTCCCGCGTTGCTGAATTAATTAAACGGGAAATTAGCCAGTTGTTGCTCAACGGTATTAAAGATGACCGTGTGGGTACAGGAATGGTAAGTGTCACCGATGTAGATGTTTCCGGTGACTTGCAACACGCCAAAATCTTCGTCAGTATTTATGGGACAGAGGAAGCTAAGGCTGAAACAATGGCGGGTTTAAAGTCAGCAACTGGTTATGTCCGCAGTGAACTAGGTGCTAGGGTAAGGCTTCGTCGCACGCCAGAAGTGATATTTGTTGAAGATCGCTCTCTAGAACGAGGTACTAAAGTGCTGAGTTTATTAAACCAACTCAAGCAGGAGCGTCCACCAGAAAGCAAGGAAAAAGATGAGGAAGATATTCCCGAATAA
- a CDS encoding response regulator yields METDLPLTGLRILVVDDNDDSCCYITAVLELEGASVKAVPSAALALEILPHFNPDALICDIAMPGEDGYTFIRKVRLLSANEGGQVPAVALTAYADSEDRVHALEAGFQRHIAKPVEPSELVEIIANLVTFSKC; encoded by the coding sequence ATGGAAACTGATCTCCCTCTGACTGGCTTACGCATTCTTGTGGTTGATGATAATGATGATAGCTGCTGCTACATTACAGCGGTATTAGAACTAGAAGGAGCCAGTGTTAAAGCAGTTCCATCAGCAGCACTAGCCCTGGAAATATTACCGCATTTCAACCCAGATGCTTTGATATGTGATATTGCTATGCCTGGTGAAGATGGCTATACTTTTATTCGCAAAGTGCGATTGCTCTCAGCAAATGAAGGTGGACAAGTTCCGGCTGTTGCTTTAACTGCTTACGCAGATAGTGAAGACCGTGTTCACGCCTTAGAAGCTGGCTTTCAGAGACATATAGCTAAACCTGTTGAACCTAGTGAATTAGTAGAAATTATCGCCAATTTAGTCACATTTTCTAAGTGTTAA
- a CDS encoding Calvin cycle protein CP12 has product MTNIQEKANTIQEQIQEEIEQARTVCDVSGGNSAECAAAWDAVEELQAEASHQRQTKPKNSLEQYCDANPEADECRVYED; this is encoded by the coding sequence ATGACCAACATTCAAGAAAAAGCAAACACCATCCAAGAGCAAATCCAAGAAGAGATTGAACAAGCTCGTACTGTCTGTGATGTTTCAGGTGGCAACTCCGCAGAATGTGCTGCTGCTTGGGATGCCGTCGAAGAATTACAAGCGGAAGCTTCCCACCAGCGTCAAACCAAGCCCAAAAACTCTTTAGAACAATACTGTGATGCCAACCCAGAAGCAGATGAGTGTCGGGTTTACGAAGACTAG
- a CDS encoding FIST signal transduction protein: MADQMQWANALSTHHSLEAAVTDVVQQAVSSLTAPADLGLVFISSAFTSEYSRLLPLLAEKLSVRVLIGCSAAGVVGKTSESQTQEIEAEPAISLTLAHLPGVDIRAFHILGDQLPDSDSSPNAWIDLVGVPPSPVPQFILLSSAFSSGTNDLLQGLDFAYPGSVIVGGQASGGFVSDRIALFCNDRLYRQGTVGLALSGDIVLETIVAQGCRPIGEPLQVTKAERNIILELDEQVPLVVLRNLIGTLSEQDKMLAQHSLFVGLAMNEFKLSLEQGDFLIRNLLGVDPSAGAIAIGDRVRPGQRLQFHLRDAQASAEDLELFLQEYQAQNSNQSSPSAALMFSCVGRGAGLYGKPNFDSQLFSLYLKDIPMGGCFCGGEIGPVSGRTFLHGYTSVFAICKRREQGIGNREQGIGNRE, encoded by the coding sequence ATGGCAGACCAAATGCAGTGGGCAAATGCCCTATCAACCCATCATTCTTTAGAAGCAGCTGTTACAGATGTAGTGCAACAAGCTGTTTCATCTTTAACAGCACCTGCGGATCTAGGGCTGGTATTCATTTCGTCTGCTTTTACAAGTGAGTATTCCCGACTTTTACCGCTGCTGGCAGAAAAACTTTCAGTACGTGTGCTGATTGGTTGTAGTGCTGCTGGTGTAGTTGGTAAGACATCAGAAAGCCAAACTCAAGAAATAGAAGCCGAACCAGCCATCAGCTTGACTTTGGCTCATCTCCCTGGTGTGGATATTCGCGCTTTTCATATTCTGGGAGATCAGTTACCTGATTCAGATAGTTCACCAAATGCTTGGATTGATTTAGTGGGTGTGCCACCATCACCAGTACCGCAGTTTATTTTGTTGTCTAGTGCTTTTTCTTCAGGAACTAATGATCTGTTGCAGGGGTTAGATTTTGCTTATCCTGGTTCGGTGATTGTGGGGGGACAGGCCAGCGGTGGATTTGTGAGCGATCGCATTGCCTTATTTTGTAATGATCGCCTTTATCGTCAGGGTACGGTGGGTTTGGCTTTGAGTGGTGATATTGTGCTGGAAACCATTGTCGCCCAAGGATGCCGACCAATTGGTGAACCATTACAGGTGACTAAAGCTGAACGCAATATTATTTTGGAGTTGGATGAACAAGTTCCTTTGGTAGTGTTGCGGAATTTGATTGGGACTCTGAGCGAACAGGACAAGATGCTGGCACAGCATTCTCTGTTTGTGGGTTTGGCAATGAATGAGTTTAAGCTTTCTTTAGAGCAGGGTGATTTTCTCATTCGTAATTTGCTGGGAGTAGATCCATCTGCTGGGGCGATCGCGATTGGCGATCGCGTGCGTCCTGGTCAAAGGTTACAATTCCACCTGCGTGATGCTCAGGCCTCAGCAGAAGACCTAGAATTGTTCTTACAAGAGTATCAAGCCCAAAACAGCAATCAATCTTCTCCTTCAGCGGCTTTGATGTTCAGTTGTGTGGGACGTGGTGCTGGACTCTACGGTAAACCAAATTTTGATTCACAGCTATTTAGCCTTTACCTCAAAGACATCCCGATGGGAGGTTGTTTCTGTGGTGGTGAAATTGGTCCTGTCAGCGGCAGAACTTTCCTACACGGTTATACTTCAGTTTTTGCAATTTGTAAAAGAAGGGAACAGGGAATAGGGAACAGGGAACAGGGAATAGGGAATAGGGAATAG
- a CDS encoding DUF4327 family protein, whose translation MSVNTVPSINYYSLDVIQDEARRLVQKGMVSRQQPIYTLCQYIPAREWVCVECELEKCDFLLRDRIGDLIGREEWDND comes from the coding sequence ATGAGTGTGAATACGGTGCCTTCTATCAATTACTACTCTCTAGACGTAATCCAGGACGAAGCACGCCGACTGGTGCAGAAGGGAATGGTTAGCCGTCAACAACCAATATATACACTGTGCCAATACATCCCAGCCAGAGAGTGGGTTTGCGTTGAATGTGAATTGGAAAAATGTGACTTCTTATTGCGCGATCGCATTGGGGATTTAATTGGTCGTGAAGAATGGGATAACGACTAA
- the cbiD gene encoding cobalt-precorrin-5B (C(1))-methyltransferase CbiD — MSRSGYTLPVFACAAAVAALHWLRHRQPLTVTSIDLISPSQLAEIPIEQVAGLSENAALAITRSDPGDNLDLTRNTPIWAMVAWNEGDEETVIIQGGEGIGKQLNGEGNAAIYSYAQKLLTENLQRLLAPGEKITVRIILPEGRSLAVRTSNSAFGVVEGLSLLGTTGISQPLSTPDQLTAFRSDLQAKASRFESLVFCIGENGLDLAAKLGINCQQLVKTANWLGPLLVEADILGVKEILLFGYHGKLMKLAGGIFHTHHHLADGRREILAAHCAMLGLKSSDIEVVFHSPTAESALQHLRSLDYATGCDWSKQVYSRIAETIDARSQEYIKSHSNRGTATTVCGSVLFDRDRQIIVKSKTGCMLMGKLC, encoded by the coding sequence ATGTCCCGTTCTGGATACACTCTCCCCGTTTTTGCTTGTGCTGCTGCTGTGGCGGCTTTACATTGGTTGCGTCATCGTCAACCCTTGACTGTAACTTCGATAGATTTGATTTCACCTTCACAATTAGCAGAAATACCGATTGAGCAGGTAGCAGGATTATCTGAAAATGCTGCTTTGGCTATTACCCGCAGTGATCCGGGTGATAATCTGGATTTGACTAGAAATACGCCGATTTGGGCAATGGTGGCATGGAACGAGGGAGATGAAGAAACAGTAATTATTCAGGGAGGGGAGGGAATTGGTAAGCAATTAAATGGGGAAGGCAACGCAGCGATTTATAGTTATGCTCAAAAGTTGTTAACGGAGAATTTGCAGCGACTCCTAGCGCCGGGGGAAAAAATCACGGTGAGGATTATTTTACCCGAAGGGCGATCGCTCGCAGTGCGTACTTCCAATTCTGCTTTTGGAGTAGTCGAAGGACTTTCTTTATTAGGCACAACAGGTATTTCTCAACCTTTGAGTACACCCGATCAGCTAACAGCTTTCCGCAGCGATTTACAAGCAAAAGCTAGTCGGTTTGAAAGTTTAGTTTTCTGTATTGGGGAAAACGGCTTAGATTTAGCAGCAAAACTAGGGATAAATTGCCAACAATTAGTGAAAACTGCTAATTGGTTAGGACCTTTGTTAGTGGAAGCTGATATTTTAGGGGTTAAAGAAATTTTATTGTTTGGTTATCACGGTAAGCTGATGAAATTGGCAGGGGGAATTTTTCACACCCATCATCACTTAGCGGATGGCCGACGGGAAATTTTAGCAGCCCATTGCGCCATGTTGGGTTTAAAATCTTCAGATATAGAGGTAGTATTTCACAGCCCCACAGCAGAATCAGCATTACAACACCTGAGATCGCTCGATTATGCTACAGGTTGTGATTGGAGTAAACAAGTTTATAGCCGCATTGCCGAAACTATTGATGCACGCTCTCAAGAATACATTAAAAGCCATAGCAACCGGGGTACAGCCACAACAGTCTGTGGTTCTGTTCTCTTTGATCGCGATCGCCAAATAATCGTTAAGAGTAAAACTGGTTGTATGTTGATGGGAAAATTATGTTAA